In a genomic window of Bactrocera dorsalis isolate Fly_Bdor unplaced genomic scaffold, ASM2337382v1 BdCtg013, whole genome shotgun sequence:
- the LOC109579632 gene encoding putative gustatory receptor 98b has translation MRPVKFTESALIAVITPYLWTFSLFAVEMPPFLILRRTPSDRLGFCIIFAVYILFQLTASVWVEYFNSAMIGRFVYRNSMDSMTYILSLGINIVQLIVQTVIYTQALTGYQQFRSILDSVNQLESDIRQHCAAVPTLHSMRWRFHLRIDIWLLIVCIFLPPLTYALATTTLTTLSKFIIVFCSVLIQMKGIEYCISVQIIQELLHLVQQQLIHLKRELVRCERMELRCCLFAELQANQKLLARVWDLLNQVERYFCIPLCMLFFYNGFLMTQTIHWGYIKFELDDFKLRLCRIAYIVLLIISLFIPCYRSQCCIDEYNRFGTILHKLKTVGIDEQLNMRVQEYSLQLMHQKMLFTCGGLFDINLKNFGATILTIATYIVILIQFKLQAETGRKSRIEARIE, from the exons ATGCGTCCAGTGAAATTTACCGAATCCGCGTTAATTGCCGTTATTACTCCTTATTTATGGACATTTTCATTATTCGCTGTTGAGATGCCACCATTTTTGATTTTACGTAGGACACCCTCCGATAGGCTTGGATTTTGTATAATATTCGCAGTATATATACTGTTTCAATTGACTGCAAGCGTCTGGGTGGAATATTTTAACAGTGCGATGATCGGTCGTTTTGTGTACAGAAACTCTATGGATAGTATGACTTATATTTTAAGTCTTGGCATCAATATCGTACAACTTATAGTACAAACAGTGATCTATACCCAAGCATTAACCGGATACCAGCAATTTCGGAGCATACTAGACAGCGTGAACCAGCTAGAATCAGATATACGACAGCATTGTGCAGCCGTGCCTACGTTACATTCTATGCGTTGGCGATTTCATCTACGTATAGACATTTGGTTACTGATAGTTTGTATTTTTCTGCCGCCACTGACTTACGCTCTCGCTACGACTACACTAACAACACTTTCTAAATTCATTATTGTATTTTGTTCCGTGTTGATTCAAATGAAGGGAATTGAATATTGTATTAGTGTGCAAATTATACAGGAGCTATTACACCTGGTACAGCAACAGCTGATACATTTGAAACGGGAACTGGTGCGCTGTGAGAGAATGGAGTTgcgttgttgtttatttgctgaATTGCAAGCAAATCAAAAACTGCTCGCCCGTGTCTGGGATCTACTAAATCAAGTGGAGCGATATTTTTGCATACCATTATGTATGCTATTCTTTTATAATGGATTTTTAATGACTCAAACCATACATTGGGGCTACATTAAATTTGAGCTTGATGATTTCAAGCTGCGTTTAT GTCGCATTGCCTACATTGTCTTGTTGATAATTTCGTTGTTTATACCCTGCTACCGGAGTCAATGCTGCATTGATGAG TACAATCGATTCGGCACAATATTACATAAATTGAAAACCGTTGGGATCGACGAACAACTCAATATGCGAGTACAGGAATATTCGCTTCAATTGATGCATCAAAAGATGCTCTTCACTTGTGGTGGTCTTTTTGATATAAACCTGAAGAATTTTGGAGCG ACTATCTTAACGATTGCCACTTATATTGTTATACTAATTCAATTCAAATTACAAGCTGAAACGGGAAGGAAATCAAGAATAGAAGCGCGAATTGAATAA
- the LOC105227650 gene encoding putative gustatory receptor 98b, giving the protein MRPVKFAESALLTVITPYLWTLSLFAVVMPPFLILRRTPSDRLWLFHLFRFIFAVFTLLQLSVGFSIEHIKNIVVSRFVWENSLDDMTRILTIGLNLMQIMVQVVLYTQALTGHQQLRSILTQVAQIESDIRKHYTTVCSLCAIRWRFCLRIGIWWLVVCVFLLQLNYALADHNLAPRFRWINVVFSMLSQIKVVEYCVCVLLIQELLHLVYQQLVHLRRELLLCESVDLRWSLYVELQTNQQILARIWQLLSKVERYFCIPMSLVFFYHGFTITQTILWGYTNLEYEDFNLRLCRTAFTIMIIASLFIPCYLSQCCIDEYNRFGTLLHKLKTVGIDVNLSMRLQEYSFQLMHQQMLFTCGGLFDINLKNFGTIILTITIYVIIFIQFKLQAVKERKIQQGN; this is encoded by the exons ATGCGTCCAGTGAAATTTGCCGAATCTGCGTTACTAACCGTTATTACACCTTACTTATGGACATTATCATTATTCGCCGTCGTAATGccaccatttttaattttacgtaGGACACCATCCGATCGGCTTTGGTTGTTCCATCtatttcgatttattttcgCAGTATTCACATTACTTCAATTGTCTGTTGGTTTTTCGATAGAGCATATAAAGAATATCGTGGTTAGTAGATTTGTGTGGGAAAACTCTTTGGACGACATGACTCGTATTTTAACCATTGGCCTCAACCTCATGCAAATCATGGTGCAAGTAGTGCTCTATACTCAAGCTTTAACTGGACACCAACAACTACGCAGCATACTCACACAAGTAGCACAAATAGAATCGGATATACGAAAACACTATACAACCGTGTGTTCGTTGTGTGCCATTCGTTGGCGGTTTTGTCTACGTATCGGAATTTGGTGGCTCGTAGTTTGCGTCTTCCTACTGCAATTGAATTACGCGCTCGCCGACCACAACCTGGCACCGCGTTTTCGTTGGATCAATGTAGTGTTCAGTATGTTATCACAAATTAAAGTCGTAGAATATTGTGTTTGTGTGCTATTGATACAGGAGTTGCTACACTTGGTCTATCAACAGCTGGTGCATTTAAGACGAGAACTGCTGCTTTGTGAAAGCGTTGACTTGCGTTGGAGTTTATATGTGGAATTGCAAACCAATCAACAGATACTGGCGCGTATCTGGCAGCTATTGAGCAAAGTAGAGAGGTATTTTTGCATTCCTATGTCTTTGGTGTTCTTCTATCACGGATTTACCATAACACAAACTATCCTTTGGGGTTATACCAACTTGGAATATGAGGATTTTAATTTGCGTTTAT GTCGTACTGCCTTTACCATTATGATCATTGCTAGTTTGTTTATACCTTGCTACTTGAGTCAATGCTGCATTGATGAG TATAACCGATTTGGCACTTTACTACACAAACTGAAAACTGTGGGAATCGACGTAAATCTGAGTATGCGTTTACAGGAGTATTCGTTCCAACTTATGCATCAACAAATGCTCTTCACTTGCGGTGGTCTATTCGATATAAACTTGAAGAACTTTGGAACG ATAATCCTGACGATTACAATTTACGTCATTATATTTATTCAGTTCAAACTGCAAGCGGTAAAAGAAAGGAAAATCCAGCAAGGAAACtag
- the LOC125779953 gene encoding putative gustatory receptor 98b, which yields MDNLYPVIFSGSILVVAIRPYLWVPTFFANLLPPYYILRTTSTNRQLLLFLTRIIFALYILLQVAISFWIAYTNRYFLIHYVRRNSLDSKTFIMTSGIIIVQITVQLVILTQALTGHQLLRSILINVVQLELDIRKSCTAMYSLCAIRWRLFLHVGIWILATCTFEVYVSYEMFPAEYTPLIYMLSIFGVVLIQMKGIEYCISVQMIQELLNLVQHQLIYLKRELVRCERMELRCSLFAELQANQKLLARVWDLLNQVERYFCIPLCMLFFYNGYLIIQTIHWGYINFELDDLKLRLCRISREV from the exons ATGGACAACTTATACCCTGTGATATTTTCGGGATCAATATTAGTCGTCGCCATTAGACCCTACCTTTGGGTACCCACGTTTTTTGCAAACTTGTTACCGCCTTATTACATATTACGCACGACTTCAACAAATCGTcaattgttattatttctaACACGCATTATTTTCGCGTTATATATACTATTACAAGTGGCCATTAGTTTTTGGATCGCATATACAAACAGATACTTTCTTATTCATTATGTGCGAAGAAACTCCCTGGACAGCAAAACTTTTATTATGACCTCTGGTATCATTATCGTGCAGATCACGGTGCAACTAGTGATTCTTACTCAAGCATTGACTGGACACCAATTACTACGGAGCATACTCATTAATGTAGTGCAACTGGAATTGGACATACGAAAAAGTTGTACAGCCATGTATTCGTTGTGTGCCATCCGTTGGCGTTTATTCTTACATGTAGGAATTTGGATACTAGCAACCTGCACTTTCGAAGTGTATGTAAGTTATGAAATGTTTCCTGCAGAATACACACCCCTTATTTACATGCTCTCGATATTTGGAGTTGTATTAATTCAAATGAAAGGAATTGAATATTGTATTAGTGTGCAAATGATACAGGAGCTGTTAAATCTGGTACAGCATCAACTGATATATTTGAAACGGGAACTGGTGCGCTGTGAGAGAATGGAGCTGCGTTGTAGTTTATTTGCTGAATTGCAAGCAAACCAAAAATTGCTCGCCCGTGTCTGGGATCTACTAAATCAAGTGGAGCGATATTTTTGCATCCCATTATGTATGCTATTCTTCTACAATGGATATTTAATCATACAAACCATACATTGGGGCTATATTAATTTTGAGCTTGATGATTTGAAGCTCCGCTTAT GCCGAATATCTCGTGAAGtataa
- the LOC115066260 gene encoding putative gustatory receptor 98b yields the protein MGLMEFSESTLIAVIAPYLWTFSLFAVVMPPYYILRAVPTNRHWMLYIIRTVFVLYMLAQFVISFWVAYTYNVLLSGFLMRNSLDIMTCVLSIGINIVQLAVQITVYVQALTKHNLLRDVLNDIVQLESDIRKHLTTDCSLASFRWRLGLRVGIWFVVVSTFVPYLSYMLYTQYFHPIKRGIIVFFGTIIHFKGVEYCISVQTIQELLQLVQQQLVHLRRELVRCERVELRFSLYDDLQTNQKLLARVWNLLNQIERYFFIPMLMLFFINGFAIIQAIHWAYINFERDNLNLRLYRIIYTVMIILALLIPCYLSQCCIDEYNRFGTILHKLKTMGIDEQLNMRLQEYSLQLMHQKMLFTCGGFFDINLKNFGAISLTITTYIVILIQFKLQAETEKKSNIGIRFE from the exons ATGGGGCTGATGGAATTTTCCGAGTCGACTTTAATTGCCGTTATTGCGCCATACTTATGGACGTTTTCATTATTTGCTGTTGTGATGCCGCCATATTATATACTTCGTGCGGTTCCAACAAATCGCCACTGGATGTTGTATATAATTCGCACAGTTTTCGTACTTTATATGCTAGCGCAATTTGTGATCAGCTTTTGGGTCGCTTATACCTATAATGTGCTGCTCAGTGGTTTTTTGATGCGCAACTCTTTGGATATTATGACTTGTGTATTAAGTATTGGCATTAATATCGTACAGCTTGCAGTTCAAATAACGGTATATGTACAAGCGTTAACCAAACACAATTTATTACGCGACGTCCTCAATGATATTGTCCAATTGGAATCGGATATACGAAAACACTTAACGACCGATTGTTCATTGGCATCTTTTCGCTGGCGTTTGGGGCTTCGCGTTGGCATTTGGTTCGTGGTGGTTTCGACTTTTGTACCTTACCTGAGCTATATGCTTTACACTCAATATTTTCATCCAATTAAGCGtggaattattgtttttttcggCACAATAATCCATTTCAAAGGAGTTGAGTATTGTATTAGTGTACAGACGATACAGGAGCTCTTACAACTGGTGCAGCAGCAGTTGGTACATTTGAGACGAGAGCTGGTGCGCTGTGAAAGAGTGGAGCTGCGTTTTAGTTTATACGATGACTTGCAAACGAACCAGAAACTTTTGGCGCGGGTGTGGAATCTTCTCAATCAAATTGAACGCTATTTTTTCATTCCAATGCTTATGCTTTTCTTCATCAATGGATTCGCTATAATACAAGCTATACATTGGGCTTACATCAATTTTGAGCGGGATAACTTGAATTTGCGTTTAT atcGCATAATATACACCGTCATGATAATTCTGGCTTTGCTCATACCCTGCTATCTAAGTCAGTGCTGCATTGATGAG TACAATCGTTTCGGCACAATTTTGCACAAATTGAAGACCATGGGCATTGATGAGCAACTCAATATGCGTTTACAGGAGTATTCCCTTCAATTGATGCATCAAAAGATGCTCTTCACCTGTGGTGGCTTCTTTGACATaaacttgaaaaattttggaGCG ATAAGTCTAACAATCACGACTTATATTGTTATactaattcaatttaaattacaaGCAGAAACTGAGAAGAAATCGAATATCGGAATTCGTTTTgaataa
- the LOC105227595 gene encoding mitogen-activated protein kinase p38a yields MNFYKFDYNRTEWEIPDIYQKAQPVGSGAYGQVIKALVDGTDMNVAIKRLTRPFQSAVHAKRTYREIRLLKHMDHDNVIGLLDVFHPHDKDVTLKSFEQVYLVTQFLDADLNNIIRTQRLSDDHVQFLVYQILRGLKYIHSAGIIHRDLKPSNIAVNEDCELRILDFGLARPTESEMTGYVATRWYRAPEIMLNWMHYNQTVDIWSVGCIMAELLTGRTLFPGTDHINQLNLIMEILGTPPDDFMKKISSESARNYIKSLPPMKRRNFKEVFKGANPLAIDLLEKMLELDSEKRITAEQALAHPYMGNYSEPSDEQTSPLYDQSFEDMDLPVEKWKELVFNEVKNFKRPASFTKMLDEIKKT; encoded by the coding sequence ATGaacttttataaatttgattATAACCGCACTGAATGGGAGATACCTGATATTTATCAAAAAGCCCAACCAGTTGGGTCCGGTGCATATGGGCAGGTGATTAAAGCTCTTGTTGATGGTACAGATATGAATGTAGCTATTAAAAGACTGACGCGTCCTTTTCAATCGGCTGTGCACGCTAAGCGTACTTATCGCGAGATACGTTTATTGAAGCATATGGATCACGACAATGTCATTGGGTTACTCGACGTGTTCCATCCCCATGATAAAGATGTAACACTCAAATCATTTGAACAAGTCTACTTAGTAACACAATTTTTGGATGccgatttaaataatattatcagAACTCAACGACTTTCAGATGATCATGTGCAATTTTTGGTATATCAAATACTTCGAGGTCTTAAATATATTCACAGTGCAGGCATAATCCATCGCGATCTGAAGCCGTCCAATATTGCAGTTAATGAGGATTGTGAATTACGTATTTTAGATTTTGGACTAGCTCGTCCAACAGAAAGTGAAATGACCGGTTATGTAGCCACAAGATGGTATCGTGCTCCAGAAATTATGCTAAATTGGATGCATTATAACCAAACCGTCGACATTTGGTCCGTTGGTTGTATAATGGCAGAATTACTTACAGGACGCACTCTTTTTCCAGGAACTGATCATATAAATCAATTGAATCTTATTATGGAAATATTGGGTACACCACCTGATGACTTTATGAAGAAAATATCATCAGAAAGTGCGCGTAATTACATAAAATCGCTACCACCGATGAAACGACGCAACTTTAAAGAAGTATTTAAAGGTGCTAATCCACTTGCTATTGATTTGCTGGAGAAAATGTTGGAACTCGATTCAGAAAAACGTATTACAGCAGAGCAAGCACTAGCGCATCCTTATATGGGAAATTATTCGGAACCAAGCGACGAACAAACTTCACCCCTATACGACCAAAGCTTTGAAGACATGGATTTGCCAGTTGAAAAATGGAAAGAGTTAGTCTTCAATGaggtgaaaaattttaaacggcCTGCATCGTTCACAAAAATGTTAGATGAAATCAAGAAAACATAG